A DNA window from Vigna angularis cultivar LongXiaoDou No.4 chromosome 1, ASM1680809v1, whole genome shotgun sequence contains the following coding sequences:
- the LOC108333348 gene encoding 2-hydroxyisoflavanone synthase, producing MLLEIAVGLLVLVLFLHLRPTPTAKSKALRHLPNPPSPKPRLPFVGHLHLLKDQLLHHSLITLSQRYGPLYSLYFGSMPTVVASTPELFKLFLQTHEAASFNTRFQTSAIKRLTYDNSVAMVPFGPYWKFIRKLIMNDLLNATTVNKLRPLRSHEIRKVLRVLAQSAEAQQPLNVTEELLKWTNNTISMLMLGEAEEVRDLARETVKIFGEYSLTDFIWPLKKLKFGKYEKRIDEIFNKFDPVIEKVIKKRQEIVRRRKNGEVVEGEQSGIFLDTLLEFAEDETIEIKITKEQIKGLVVDFFSAGTDSTAVATEWALAELINNPRVLQKAREEVYTVVGKDRLVDEVDTQNLPYIRAIVKETFRMHPPLPVVKRKCVEECEIDGCVIPEGALILFNVWAVGRDPKYWDRPSEFRPERFLESGGEGGVGPIDLRGQHFQLLPFGSGRRMCPGVNLSTSGMATLLASVIQCFDLQVVDPQGHILKGDDAKVSMEERAGLTVPRKHNLVCLPLAKTTIAAKLLFS from the exons ATGTTGCTCGAAATCGCAGTTGGGTTGTTGGTGCTAGTTCTGTTTCTGCACCTGCGTCCCACACCAACCGCAAAATCGAAGGCCCTTCGCCACCTTCCCAACCCTCCGAGCCCAAAGCCTAGGCTTCCATTCGTTGGACACCTTCACCTTTTGAAAGACCAACTTCTACACCACTCTCTCATCACTCTCTCCCAACGTTATGGCCCTCTGTACTCTCTCTACTTTGGCTCTATGCCCACCGTTGTTGCCTCCACCCCTGAGCTCTTCAAACTCTTCCTTCAAACCCACGAGGCTGCTTCCTTCAACACAAGGTTCCAAACCTCTGCCATTAAGCGCCTCACTTATGACAACTCCGTTGCCATGGTTCCCTTTGGTCCTTACTGGAAGTTCATCCGGAAACTCATCATGAACGACCTCCTTAACGCCACCACCGTCAACAAGTTGAGGCCATTGAGGAGCCATGAGATCCGCAAGGTTCTCAGAGTTCTCGCCCAAAGTGCAGAGGCCCAACAACCCCTTAACGTCACCGAGGAGCTTCTCAAGTGGACCAACAACACCATCTCCATGCTCATGCTGGGTGAGGCCGAAGAGGTTAGAGATTTGGCTCGCGAGACGGTTAAGATTTTCGGAGAGTACAGTCTCACTGACTTCATCTGGCCCTTGAAGAAGCTCAAGTTTGGAAAGTACGAGAAGAGGATTGATGAAATATTCAACAAGTTCGACCCCGTCATTGAGAAGGTTATCAAGAAGCGCCAAGAGATCGTGAGAAGGAGAAAGAATGGAGAAGTTGTTGAGGGAGAGCAGAGCGGTATCTTCCTCGATACTTTGCTTGAATTCGCTGAGGACGAGACCATAGAGATCAAAATTACCAAGGAGCAGATCAAGGGTCTTGTTGTG GATTTCTTCTCAGCAGGGACAGATTCCACAGCCGTGGCAACTGAGTGGGCTTTGGCAGAGCTGATCAACAACCCTAGGGTGTTGCAAAAGGCTCGGGAAGAGGTGTACACTGTTGTGGGAAAAGATAGACTGGTTGACGAAGTTGATACTCAAAACCTTCCTTACATCAGGGCGATTGTGAAGGAAACATTCCGCATGCACCCACCACTCCCTGTGGTCAAGAGAAAGTGTGTGGAAGAGTGTGAGATTGATGGGTGTGTGATCCCAGAGGGTGCATTGATACTTTTCAATGTCTGGGCTGTAGGAAGAGACCCTAAGTACTGGGACAGACCATCGGAATTTCGTCCCGAGAGATTCTTAGAAAGTGGAGGTGAAGGAGGAGTTGGTCCTATTGATCTAAGGGGACAGCATTTTCAACTTCTCCCATTTGGGTCAGGTAGGAGAATGTGCCCTGGAGTGAATTTGTCTACTTCAGGAATGGCAACTCTTCTTGCATCTGTTATCCAGTGCTTTGACCTGCAAGTTGTTGACCCTCAAGGACACATACTCAAAGGTGATGATGCCAAAGTTAGCATGGAAGAGAGAGCTGGCCTCACAGTTCCCAGAAAACACAACCTCGTATGTCTTCCACTTGCAAAAACAACCATCGCAGCCAAACTCCTCTTCTCATAG